The Marinobacter gudaonensis region CGCTGCGAGGCGTTGAGCTAACCGGTACTAATTGCTCGTGCGGCTTGACTATATAACACCCAAGACAATTGCGGATAACGCAAGAGCTAGCGAAAGCCACGCTCTAACGAAATCAACATCACTTAACTCTATCCCGTCCCCCAGTGATCAACCGTTTTGCCTGACGACCATAGCGGTCTGGAACCACCTGATCCCATCCCGAACTCAGAAGTGAAACAGACCAGCGCCGATGGTAGTGTGGCGTTGCCCATGTGAGAGTAGGTCATCGTCAGGCTCCTAAATAAAACAGCCCCGACAGCATCAGCTGCCGGGGCTTTTTTATTTTGGATCGAGGCCCTGCTGTGCACTACAAAGGCCCCCATGTGACCAGCTTGCCAACGGCAAGCGCAGGACGCGGGAGCGCAGCGACGGCGGGCCCGAAGGGCCGAGCGCGACAGCGCGAGCAATGTAGGTCATCGTCAGGCTCCTAATACCCAAAACCCCAGCATCCTTGATGCTGGGGTTTTTTATTGGCCGGATAAAAGCTCTCTGGTGCGCTTAAGGCAACCAGATTTCGAACACGCCGCCACCAAAGCTGCCGCCGTTATGAAGCTTGATCGATCCCTGGCGCCCGCCCTCACTGTGAAGACTTGCTACCGACGACGCAAAAAACAGCCCAAGGCTGGTGCTGCCGCTGTTGAAGTCCAGGGCCTTGAAGCTCAAGGTGCCTGTATGCTGCATGCTGTCAGGGTAACCCCGACCATCGTCCTCAACGCCGATCACGAGATACCCGTCCCTTTGGCTGGCCGTCAGCCGGATTCTGCTCTTGGTGTATCGAATGGCGTTGTTGATGGTGTTGTTGAGCACGCCGGTCAGCAGATCTGCATCGAAAAAGCCGTTGATCTGGTCTGCTTCAATAGAGTAATCAATGCCAAGGCCTTCCAGGAGGGGCGTGTGGCGTGCCATGTGTTCCGACAGAAAGTCCGGAACAAAGTGTTCTTCGATGTGCGCGGAAAGGTTGTTTTCGCCGAGACGATAGATGCCCAGTAACTGCACCAGGTCATTGTGCATGCGCTCGGCTTCGTACTGCAGGGTGTTGAAGCGGGA contains the following coding sequences:
- a CDS encoding sensor histidine kinase; translated protein: MNNQNIDFSMVLASAVHDMKNSLGMLLNSLDELRTEHEQSLGESSRFNTLQYEAERMHNDLVQLLGIYRLGENNLSAHIEEHFVPDFLSEHMARHTPLLEGLGIDYSIEADQINGFFDADLLTGVLNNTINNAIRYTKSRIRLTASQRDGYLVIGVEDDGRGYPDSMQHTGTLSFKALDFNSGSTSLGLFFASSVASLHSEGGRQGSIKLHNGGSFGGGVFEIWLP